In Thunnus thynnus chromosome 4, fThuThy2.1, whole genome shotgun sequence, a genomic segment contains:
- the si:ch211-161c3.5 gene encoding uncharacterized protein C3orf18 homolog isoform X2: protein MAVTAAKTTASFLSTTATTTTIPFLPTGTDARDNVTSRTTLMTVTITTNETSFNATTFPEVMMEGSGMGMVLVPFGIITVIGLAVAIMLYIRKRKRLEKLRHQLMPMYNFDPAEEQDDLLEQELLDHGRDGTLTGPNAKF, encoded by the exons ATGGCTGTAACTGCAGCGAAGACAACTGCAAGTTTTCTCTCCACAACTGCCACAACCACCACAATCCCCTTCCTCCCGACGGGCACCGACGCAAGAGACAATGTCACCTCGAGGACAACATTAATGACTGTTACTATAACGACAAACGAGACCAGCTTCAATGCCACCACGTTTCCAGAGGTGATGATGGAGGGCTCGGGAATGGGAATGGTGCTCGTACCCTTTGGCATCATCACTGTCATTGGCTTGGCAGTGGCAATA ATGCTGTATATTCGGAAACGGAAGCG GTTGGAGAAGCTGAGGCACCAGCTCATGCCTATGTATAACTTTGACCCGGCCGAAGAACAAGATGACCTGCTGGAACAGGAACTACTGGACCACGGTCGGGATGGCACCCTCACAGGTCCCAATGCCAAG tTTTGA
- the LOC137181390 gene encoding calglandulin-like isoform X1: MGLHAQEQKVSKLTQEQITEYKGVFEMFDEDGNGDVKTQELERLMSLMGINPTKRELSQMAKDVDKDGKGIFNCDSFLGLMALYHERTKNQDAELRAAFKVFDKEAKGYIDWNTLKYVLMNAGEPLNEIEAEQMMKEADKDGDGTIDYEEFVAMMTGDLFKMS; this comes from the exons atgggCCTCCATGCTCAAGAACAAAAG GTCAGCAAGTTAACACAAGAGCAGATCACAGAGTATAAAGGAGTTTTTGAGATGTTCGACGAAGACGGGAATGGAGATGTGAAGACGCAGGAGCTGGAGAGGCTGATGAGTTTAATGGGAATCAATCCTACAAAGAGAGAGCTCAGCCAGATGGCCAAAGATGTGGACAAAGATG gTAAAGGGATATTTAACTGTGACAGCTTTCTGGGTCTAATGGCGCTGTACCACGAAAGAACCAAGAACCAGGATGCTGAGCTCAGAGCTGCTTTTAAAGTATTTGATAAAGAGGCCAAAGGATATATTGACTGGAACACACTCAA ATATGTACTAATGAACGCAGGGGAACCGCTTAATGAGATTGAGGCAGAGCAGATGATGAAGGAGGCAGATAAAGATGGAGATGGAACCATCGATTATGAAG AATTTGTGGCCATGATGACCGGGGACTTGTTCAAAATGAGCTGA
- the LOC137181390 gene encoding calglandulin-like isoform X2, which yields MVSKLTQEQITEYKGVFEMFDEDGNGDVKTQELERLMSLMGINPTKRELSQMAKDVDKDGKGIFNCDSFLGLMALYHERTKNQDAELRAAFKVFDKEAKGYIDWNTLKYVLMNAGEPLNEIEAEQMMKEADKDGDGTIDYEEFVAMMTGDLFKMS from the exons ATG GTCAGCAAGTTAACACAAGAGCAGATCACAGAGTATAAAGGAGTTTTTGAGATGTTCGACGAAGACGGGAATGGAGATGTGAAGACGCAGGAGCTGGAGAGGCTGATGAGTTTAATGGGAATCAATCCTACAAAGAGAGAGCTCAGCCAGATGGCCAAAGATGTGGACAAAGATG gTAAAGGGATATTTAACTGTGACAGCTTTCTGGGTCTAATGGCGCTGTACCACGAAAGAACCAAGAACCAGGATGCTGAGCTCAGAGCTGCTTTTAAAGTATTTGATAAAGAGGCCAAAGGATATATTGACTGGAACACACTCAA ATATGTACTAATGAACGCAGGGGAACCGCTTAATGAGATTGAGGCAGAGCAGATGATGAAGGAGGCAGATAAAGATGGAGATGGAACCATCGATTATGAAG AATTTGTGGCCATGATGACCGGGGACTTGTTCAAAATGAGCTGA